Proteins encoded by one window of Actinocorallia herbida:
- a CDS encoding amino acid adenylation domain-containing protein produces the protein MTILDGLLELEALPELKISSAEIDRARKLALSRAHEVDLADAVITRVERIAAGGDRPAVRDEVRALSYAELAVEARRIAALLAREGVGPNQVVAVGGVRSVTVIAAFLALELLGAQYVPADTTWPAKRVADVLAQAGAALLFNTDRGEVTPVLAEGAAAAGVRVVRAHEAAGVAPWEGEARLDGLAQPRYVLFTSGSTGKPKGAVVEHQGMVNHLWAKIVDLDMTDRDVVAQTAPLGFDISIWQMLCPLVNGGQVHVISDEVSYDSVAFAAAVDGQGITIVELVPTMVRLLLDDLAAADAEGGLAGLRWMLATGEELPTEVARRWLLEMPQAGLVNAYGPTECSDDVTHHIVTLSDLELLRLPIGTPVVNTDLYVLRAEDDGWYACEPGETGELFVGGHGVGRGYLGDRERTCDAFFRSPFGTSLTSRLYRTGDAVKVLPQGALQYLGRVDRQVKIAGVRMELGEIEAVLQRHPSVGAVAVVVHDFGTAR, from the coding sequence GTGACGATCTTGGATGGTCTGCTCGAACTCGAAGCACTGCCGGAGCTGAAGATCTCCTCGGCCGAGATCGACCGGGCGCGCAAGCTCGCGCTGAGCCGTGCGCACGAGGTCGACCTGGCCGACGCCGTGATCACCCGGGTGGAGCGCATCGCCGCAGGCGGTGACCGTCCCGCGGTCCGCGACGAGGTCCGTGCGCTCAGCTACGCCGAACTCGCCGTGGAGGCCCGGCGGATCGCCGCGCTGCTGGCCCGCGAGGGGGTCGGCCCGAACCAGGTCGTCGCCGTCGGCGGTGTACGCAGCGTGACCGTCATCGCCGCCTTCCTCGCCCTCGAACTGCTCGGCGCCCAGTACGTCCCGGCCGACACGACCTGGCCCGCCAAGCGCGTCGCCGACGTGCTGGCGCAGGCCGGCGCGGCGCTGCTGTTCAACACCGACCGGGGCGAGGTCACGCCCGTGCTCGCCGAAGGCGCCGCCGCGGCCGGGGTCCGCGTGGTGCGCGCGCACGAGGCCGCGGGCGTCGCGCCGTGGGAGGGCGAGGCCCGCCTCGACGGCCTGGCCCAGCCCAGGTACGTACTGTTCACCTCGGGCTCGACGGGCAAGCCGAAGGGCGCCGTGGTCGAGCATCAGGGCATGGTGAACCACCTGTGGGCCAAGATCGTCGACCTTGACATGACCGACCGGGACGTGGTCGCCCAGACCGCCCCGCTCGGCTTCGACATCTCGATCTGGCAGATGCTCTGCCCGCTGGTCAACGGCGGCCAGGTGCACGTCATCAGCGACGAGGTGTCCTATGACTCGGTGGCCTTCGCCGCCGCGGTCGACGGCCAGGGCATCACCATCGTCGAACTGGTCCCGACCATGGTCAGGCTGCTGCTGGACGACCTGGCGGCGGCCGACGCCGAGGGGGGCCTCGCGGGCCTGCGCTGGATGCTGGCGACCGGCGAGGAGCTGCCGACCGAGGTGGCCCGCCGCTGGCTGCTGGAGATGCCGCAGGCGGGCCTGGTCAACGCCTACGGTCCGACCGAGTGCTCCGACGACGTCACCCACCACATCGTCACACTGAGTGATCTTGAGCTGCTGCGGCTGCCGATCGGCACCCCCGTGGTGAACACCGACCTGTACGTCCTGCGCGCGGAGGACGACGGCTGGTACGCGTGCGAGCCAGGGGAGACGGGCGAGCTGTTCGTCGGTGGCCACGGGGTCGGCCGTGGGTACCTCGGCGACCGCGAGCGCACGTGTGACGCTTTCTTTCGATCTCCTTTCGGCACGTCTCTGACCAGCCGTCTCTACCGGACGGGCGACGCGGTGAAGGTCCTGCCGCAGGGGGCGCTGCAGTACCTGGGCCGGGTCGACCGCCAGGTGAAGATCGCCGGGGTCCGGATGGAGCTGGGCGAGATCGAGGCGGTGCTCCAGCGGCACCCGAGCGTCGGCGCGGTGGCCGTGGTGGTGCACGACTTCGGCACGGCGCGGTAA
- the sbnA gene encoding 2,3-diaminopropionate biosynthesis protein SbnA, producing the protein MPIISSPQEFNVEDLYVDLRSVLGAPLFLKCEGFNFAGSVKLKAAAEMISAAERGGLIGPDSVLVESSSGNLGIALAMIASAKGYRFLCVTDPRCNTTSQQVMRALGAEVRVIDEKDANGGYLESRIRYVRGLVESGGRYVWLNQYANPNNWRAHYRHTAPAIARAFPDLDVLFVGAGTTGTLMGCARYFKEHNRPVTIVAIDAVGSVTFGGIPERRMVPGLGTSTRPALVDESYIDDVVHVAEPDTIRTCHRLAGSGFLFGGSTGTVVSGAMHWLNEKYPGEEPIAVAVSPDLGERYLDSIYEEGWLKEYFGTLDLP; encoded by the coding sequence GTGCCTATTATCAGCTCCCCGCAGGAGTTCAACGTCGAGGACCTGTACGTCGATCTACGATCCGTGCTGGGTGCCCCGCTGTTCCTGAAGTGCGAGGGGTTCAACTTCGCCGGCTCGGTGAAGCTCAAGGCCGCGGCGGAGATGATCTCCGCCGCGGAGCGCGGCGGACTGATCGGGCCGGACTCGGTGCTGGTGGAGTCGTCGTCGGGCAACCTGGGCATCGCGCTCGCCATGATCGCCTCGGCCAAGGGCTACCGCTTCCTGTGCGTCACCGATCCGCGCTGCAACACCACGTCCCAGCAGGTGATGCGCGCGCTCGGCGCGGAGGTCCGCGTCATCGACGAGAAGGACGCCAACGGCGGCTACCTGGAGAGCCGGATCCGCTACGTGCGCGGTCTCGTCGAGTCCGGCGGCCGCTACGTCTGGCTCAACCAGTACGCCAACCCCAACAACTGGCGCGCCCACTACCGGCACACCGCCCCGGCGATCGCGCGCGCCTTCCCCGACCTCGACGTGCTCTTCGTCGGCGCGGGCACCACCGGCACCCTTATGGGCTGCGCCCGCTACTTCAAGGAGCACAACCGGCCCGTCACCATCGTGGCGATCGACGCGGTCGGGTCGGTCACCTTCGGCGGCATCCCGGAACGGCGCATGGTGCCCGGCCTCGGCACGAGCACCCGTCCGGCGCTCGTCGACGAGTCCTACATCGACGACGTCGTGCACGTCGCCGAGCCCGACACCATCCGCACCTGCCACCGGCTCGCCGGGTCCGGCTTCCTGTTCGGCGGCTCCACCGGCACCGTCGTCAGCGGGGCCATGCACTGGCTGAACGAGAAGTACCCCGGTGAGGAGCCCATCGCGGTCGCCGTCTCGCCCGATCTCGGCGAGCGCTACCTGGACTCCATCTACGAGGAGGGCTGGCTCAAGGAGTACTTCGGTACCCTCGACCTTCCCTGA